The sequence below is a genomic window from Phaeodactylum tricornutum CCAP 1055/1 chromosome 14, whole genome shotgun sequence.
GAGGGATCCACGGGCTTGCATAGGTTGATGCGGGAGTTCTGTTCGTTTTGGTCATTTCCAAGACGCGAACTTTTGGGTCCCGTTCGCAAAAACGTAGGAATCCTAGCGAGATGTCACGAGCTCACTGTCGAGAGTAAACATTTTCATATACAATGATTTTCTCGTTTGACACGGTATGTCAAACGAGTTCGCATGCGGCACTCAAGGTCTCAATGAGAAGATCTGGGAACGGGTGACGATGATGCTCGTGTTGCCACACAACAGGCGttactctagctagtagagtgGTTTTACACAGTAAGCGCAAATGGTTCATTATCAGCATCGGGACTACGAAAAAAGTCCGGGTTCTTTCTATCATAATCTATCTTTCGTCAAGTCATTTTCGAGTAAATCGATAGTATGGGCGATTCGCAGCAAAAGTTGCTCGCATGAACTCGATTCCGAATAGCTACCGCGTCCACTGTGACGCTTGGACCGGCGGGAACGTTTCGATCGTTACATCACCGTAGGCAAAGGTCACGCAGGAAAGCCGATAGGAGTCGGGGTTTTCCCGTAAAGTGGAATCTTCGTCCATGCTTTTGCGGTTTGTTTGGATAGCTCCGTCCGAGACGTTAACGATGCAAGTACCACAAAGCTGCTTGCCTTTGCAGTTGGTCCAGCGCGTGACACTCTGGTAGACGTTGATGCCGTTGTCTACACAGAGTTCACGGACGTTGACGCCGACCGGCGCCGTGAGAGTACGTTTCCTTTCGTTATTCGCTCCCTTATTTTCAATCACCGTGACCGTAATCGTTTCCGGCTCTTTCGTGACTGCCGTTCCCGCGCAGAGGGCCTTGAGCTCCTCCTTGGCCCCTCGGAAAAAGACGAGATCCACCGTCGTTACGGTCTTGTCGAGTGTCGCAAAGGCCTCCATGACGTAGTCGAAAGGCGCGCCAATCAATGGTACCGGCGACGACCCCTCTTGTACCGCCTGGAGTTCACACAGTTGGTCCCGCACTTCCACGCCGGCAATGTCGGCGGGCTGTGCTGGTTCGAGGCCACGGACGTAGACAAAGGCGAAGGAAAGGTCCGTGCCCCACTCGATCCCCGCAGCCCGCGGTAAACGAATTCGGTAGAGTCGATCATCCTGATCGACGTCGATTGGTGTAGCTTCACCACTTTTGTCTGGAGACTCTGCActttggtcgtcgtcgtcggtagCGGAGAGCGATATACGAGAAAAGTGTTGCACCGGGATCGGCGCGGTCGTCCGAAACTTGAAAGCAGACCTCCTCGTTCTCGCTGGCAGCAGGGTCGGATGCAGCGAAAACGACACGCCTGCGTAGGTCAGAAGGAGCAGAGGCGAAAGACTTAACTGTCTCATACTAAAGTCGGAACAAGGGCGGATCTTGTGTGGCGCCGTCAATTCCGTCGAGAGCGAAAGTGGAGGTGACAAAAGCGAAGCAACATCCGAGATCCATTCCAAAACGCGGATCCCCAAGGTTGATGGCGTCTGTACGGCTGCCGAGACGGACGCTACCTCTACTCTAGTAAGAGTCGTGAGTCGCGTACGACGAATGATGTACATATCGACCAATCGTCGACTGTGCTTATGAGCGAGGGCATATTCTCGCGCAACTTGATGGAAATCAACCAGAAAACGGTCACATCTATGTCTAGCCTTACCATGGGGAACGGAACATGTGCATGGTGTGCTGGTAGAGTATGAGCATCGACATAGATTCTGCGGCTTGACACTGTATCTGCTAATACCGGTCGCTCGCCATGACGGATCGCTCGGAGGGTGTGCATTCGAAAAGTCTTTTGGCTCATATTCCCAGACCCACTTGCCAAGCGTAGCTGCACAAACGCGACGTTTGTCTTCCTAAGGAATTACGGGATAGATTGTGTATGCTTTACAAATCAGCATTCGAAACCTTGCAACTTGGATCCGAGGAGTTTCGCAACCTTCCAGGTCCGGAAGTGCTTTCTGCGTGGGCTCGGCTGGTGGACGAGTCCATGAGTTCCGAGGCGCGATCATATCACACGACGTCGCATGTTTTGGATGTGCTGGCAGCCCTTCCAAAGCACAATAACGATCCCATTCTCCTACTCGCGGCACTATTTCACGACGTCGTCTATCTGACGGTGGATCGACATTTGTCGACTGATCAACAGGCGCTAGTGGGCACAATAATCAGAGATCCATCTGGTGAGAAGGAGAATTTGGAATTTGTGGAACATCGGGAGGATGGCTTATTGCTACTTGTTCGTGATATCTTTGAAGTCGGCAATACGAATGATTCTGTGGGCCTCAACGAATACTTGTCGGCCGTAGTTGCGGTGCAAATGCTAGGAGAATACGTCACCAGCGCCGAGATTTTTCAAATCGGTGCCTGCATCGAAGCAAGCATTCCGGTTCGGCCCAATACGTGTAATGGGTATGTTGTACGTTCGCCGATGCAAGTCTTACACGATAGACTATTGCTCGTCAATCGAAAATGGGGTCTGGGCTTTTCCTCCCACGAATTGACCAAGACGACGCAACGAGCTGTAAAGTTTGCTCTTGCCGACTTGAGCTCCTTCCACTAGAACCTTTCTGTGTTTCTAGACAATTCCTGGAAATTGCTATCGGAATGAAACGTACCACTCCGGAACGAGTTGGTGACCTTGCCGCATCTGCGGGATGCACTCGTAATCCCGCAATCACGCTATGCAGCTCTCCGGTTAGATCGATTATTTCCTTCTTCCCAAGGCGTACCGACAGATCTAGAAATGGAAAATATGCTGCAAAAGACGAGTATGAATCTCGAATTGGTGTGGCAGTATGTTTCGGCCAGGCTCTTGGCTATACGACTGGTGCTCGACTGCCTACGGCTTGGTCTTGGTAGAGCGGCGTGCGACTTGTACCTATCGTCGACGCCTGGTACGGTCGTTTTGAAAGCAGTGGATGATGCTATTGATCCAGCTTGGCTCTCGATGTAAGTTGTGGTCGTGGAAGGCATTGGAATCCGCGAGTACACGAGCTTTTGGTGGCTGGGCGACTCCGAGCCTATTCCTGGGATGCTGCCACGGCACCGTTGGCAGCCTTGGTGTATCGCTCTATGGATCTATCGGATCCCAACGTGGCTTCCTTTGT
It includes:
- a CDS encoding predicted protein, with translation MRQLSLSPLLLLTYAGVSFSLHPTLLPARTRRSAFKFRTTAPIPVQHFSRISLSATDDDDQSAESPDKSGEATPIDVDQDDRLYRIRLPRAAGIEWGTDLSFAFVYVRGLEPAQPADIAGVEVRDQLCELQAVQEGSSPVPLIGAPFDYVMEAFATLDKTVTTVDLVFFRGAKEELKALCAGTAVTKEPETITVTVIENKGANNERKRTLTAPVGVNVRELCVDNGINVYQSVTRWTNCKGKQLCGTCIVNVSDGAIQTNRKSMDEDSTLRENPDSYRLSCVTFAYGDVTIETFPPVQASQWTR
- a CDS encoding predicted protein, whose amino-acid sequence is MTDRSEGVHSKTFETLQLGSEEFRNLPGPEVLSAWARLVDESMSSEARSYHTTSHVLDVLAALPKHNNDPILLLAALFHDVVYLTVDRHLSTDQQALVGTIIRDPSGEKENLEFVEHREDGLLLLVRDIFEVGNTNDSVGLNEYLSAVVAVQMLGEYVTSAEIFQIGACIEASIPVRPNTCNGYVVRSPMQVLHDRLLLVNRKWGLGFSSHELTKTTQRAVKFALADLSSFH